A window of Castanea sativa cultivar Marrone di Chiusa Pesio chromosome 1, ASM4071231v1 contains these coding sequences:
- the LOC142615116 gene encoding translation machinery-associated protein 22 encodes MAEKPQPVRVLYCGVCSMPAEYCEFGPDFEKCKPWLIHNAPDLYPDLIKQSNANEADKVTEQLQSTGMSSDGATPSAPKQEEVKRLPGGKIKKKEKQEVVIEKVIRNKRKCITTVKGLELFGVKLSDASKKLGKKFATGASVVKGPTEKEQIDVQGDISYDIVEFITDTWPDVPDTAIFFIEDGRKVPAA; translated from the exons aTGGCGGAAAAGCCCCAACCAGTTCGTGTTCTGTACTGCGGTGTTTGCAGTATGCCAGCGGAGTACTGTGAATTCGGACCCGATTTCGAGAAATGCAAGCCCTGGTTGATCCATAACGCCCCGGACCTTTACCCGGATCTCATCAAAC AGTCAAATGCGAATGAAGCTGATAAAGTTACAGAACAGTTACAGTCCACTGGTATGTCTTCAGATGGAGCTACTCCTTCAG CACCAAAGCAAGAAGAAGTAAAACGTCTTCCTGGtggaaagataaagaaaaaa GAGAAGCAAGAAGTCGTTATTGAAAAGGTTATACGTAACAAGCGAAAATGCATCACCACTGTAAAAGGCCTGGAACTTTTTG GTGTTAAACTTAGTGATGCTTCAAAGAAACTAGGGAAAAAGTTTGCTACAGGAGCCTCTGTTGTTAAG GGCCCGACTGAGAAAGAGCAGATAGATGTTCAAGGGGACATATCCTATGACATTGTCGAGTTCATTACAGACACCTGGCCTGAT GTGCCAGATACTGCAATTTTCTTTATTGAAGATGGAAGAAAGGTTCCAGCTGCTTAA